From the Mycobacterium sp. 155 genome, the window TCGTGCCCAAGGCGTTCGACGCCCTCGTCAAGCTGGTCGAGCGCGCGGCCGACCGCAAGGGTGAGGAAGTCTACGAACCGCTCGACCACATCGAGCCCGGTCTTCCGCGCACGCTTATCCACGTGTCCGGTTCCGAGGTTTTGATCAGCGATGCGCGGAAAGCCGCCCACATGCTCGCCGCTGCCGGCGTTCCGGTAGAGGTGCACATTTGGCCCGGTCAGATGCATGTCTTCCAGCTTGCGGCGCCTCTGGTATCCGAAGCGGCCCGGTCGCTGCGCCAGATCGGCGAGTACATTCGCGAGGCCACCTGGTAACCCGCGCGCGGGCCTGAGACGATGTGACTATGCGCATCGCCAAGCACATCAGTGAGCTCATCGGCAATACCCCTCTCGTGCAGCTGAACTCGGTTGTCCCAGAAGGTGCGGGCTTGGTCGCCGCCAAGATCGAATACCTCAACCCCGGCGGCAGTGCCAAGGACCGCATCGCCGTCAAGATGATCGACGCCGCCGAGGCCAGCGGTGAACTCAAGCCGGGCGGCACCATCGTCGAGCCGACCTCCGGCAACACGGGGGTGGGACTGGCCCTGGTGGCCCAGCGCCGCGGCTACAAGTGCATCTTTGTTTGCCCCGACAAGGTCAGCGAGGACAAGCAGAATGTGTTGCGCGCGTATGGCGCTGACGTGGTCGTGTGCCCGACGGCGGTAGCGCCGGATCACCCGGACAGCTACTACAGCGTCTCCGACCGGCTGGTCACCGAGATCGACGGGGCCTGGAAGCCCGATCAGTACTCCAACCCGATGGGTCCGGCCAGTCATTATGCGACCACGGGCCCGGAGATCTGGGCCGACACCGACGGCAAGATCACCCATTTCGTGGCCGGTGTGGGAACCGGAGGCACCATCACCGGCACCGGTCGCTACCTCAAGGAGGTGTCTGGCGGAAAGGTGCGGATCATCGGCGCCGATCCCGAGGGCTCGGTGTATTCGGGTGGGACCGGCCGGCCGTACCTGGTCGAGGGTGTCGGTGAAGACTTCTGGCCGAGCGCGTACGACCCGACCGTGCCCGACGAGGTCATCGCGGTCTCTGACGCGGATTCGTTCGACATGACCCGTCGGCTCGCGCGCGAAGAGGCGCTGCTGGTCGGTGGATCATGCGGGATGGCGGTTGTTGCCGCCATCGAGGTGGCGCGCAAGGCGGGGCCCGACTCGGTGGTGGTGGTGCTGCTGCCGGACGGCGGACGTGGTTATCTCTCAAAGATTTTCAACGACGCGTGGATGTCGTCGTACGGTTTCCTGCGCAGCCGGTTGGACGGCTCGATCGAGCAGGCGACCGTCGGGGATGTATTGCGCGGCAAGTCCGGTGCGCTACCTGACCTGGTTCACACCCATCCGTCGGAGACGGTGCGTGACGCCATCGGGATCCTGCGCGAGTACGGGGTGTCGCAGATGCCTGTCGTGGGTGCCGAGCCCCCGGTGATGGCCGGCGAGGTGGCCGGCAGCGTGTCGGAGCGAGAATTGCTTTCGGCGGTGTTCGAGGGCCGGGCGAAGCTTGCCGATGCGGTTTCCGAGCACATGGGTCCGGCGCTACCGTTGATCGGCGCGGGTGAGTTGGTGAGTACCGCGGCGAAGTCGCTGCGCGAGTGCGACGCCGTGATGGTCGTCGAAGACGGCAAGCCGGTCGGCGTGCTGACGCGGCACGATCTGCTCGGATTCCTGTCGGAGGGAAACGCGCGGCGCTGAATGTCAGGTGAGAAGTCTTGCAATGAGCGACTTCTCAGGTAATGTCAGCGGGCGCTGTCCAGCAAACTCGACTGCGGAGGGGGTCCGCGACCGATCTGTCGACACGGCCTTTGCCGCGGGGGACGTGTGAATGCGCCCCTTGGTGCGTACTCTCCCCTGTGAGCCGTTCCGTTCGCTGTACATCTAGGTGCTGGCAGACAGTGGTGACCGGGTGACGGTCGCTACCCGAGATAGGAGCCATCAACGTGAGTAATCAACCGCCGCCCGGAAACTACCCTCCTCCACCGCCCGGAGGATTTCCGCCGCCTCCGCCGCCGGGTGGCGGCGGATACCAGCCGCCCCACGGTGGTGGCTACCCGCCGCCGCAACCGGGCGGCTATCCTCCTCCACCCCCTGGAGGATTTCCGCCGCCTCCGCAGGGTGGCTATCCGCCGCCTCCTCAAGGTGGCTATCCGCCGCCTCCGCAGGGTGGTTACCCGCCGCCTCCCGGTGGTCCCAGCGGCTATCCTCCTCCGCCCCCTCCGGGCATACCCGGCTATCCGCCCCCCGGTGGCCAGGGCTTCGCGCCCGGCACGGCGTACAGAGTGGGGGATGCGTTCTCGTGGGCGTGGAACAAGTTCACCAAGCATCCGGCTGAACTGATCGTGCCGACGCTGGTATTCGGCGTGATCTATGTGGTGCTGGAGTTCCTCATCCAGTTCATCGCCGGCATGTTCACCACCGTCGACAGCAGCTCGTACGACGAGTACAGCTACTCGACCAGCTTTTCCATGGGGGCGGGCGGTATCGCCGTCTCCGTGATCGGTGGCCTGGTCATGCTCGTGGTCATGGGCGCGATTCAGTCGGCGTACCTGAGCGGCATCCTTGACATCGCCAACGGACAGCCGGTCACCATCGGGTCGTTCTTCAAGCCGCGCAACGTGGGCAACGTCATCATCGCCTCGCTGGTGTCGGGGATCATCGTCACCATCGGCGTTTTCCTGTGTATTGTTCCGGGCCTCATTGCGGCAATCATGTTGATGTTCGGCACCGTCGCCGTGCTCGATCGCAACCAATCGGGTATCGAGGGTCTGTCGACGAGTTTCAACATCGCCAAGGCGAACTTCGGCCCGGTCGCATTGACCTGGTTGGTCACCATCCTGGTCGGGATCGTTGGCGCCCTGGTGTGCCTGGTCGGCCTGCTGGTCGCCGCCCCGGTGGCGGTGCTGATCACGGTCTACGCCTTCCGTCGGCTCAGCGGCGGCCAGGTTGCCCCGCTGACTCCGTAGTACCCGTCAACGACACTGCGCCCACGGTGCGCTTGGCCGGCAGGTCAGCACCGTGGGCGCAGTGTTCGGATGACATCATCTGGCCATGGCCGCGCCCAACCCGGCCTCCTGCACGCCGTGGTTCGACCGTGGCGTGGCGCTCCTGACGGGTGGGCACGCGGCGCGGTGCACCAGCAGCGGCGTGATGGGGTGTTGCCGAAAGAACCGGTCAGCCAATCGATTTCGGTGTGTCCCTGGTGCGGCAGATCTTCGCCGACAAGATGATGTCGACGGTGCGCGTACCGGTGAATCCGCCGGGCGCCGGGCCATATACGCGTTGGCCCGGATAGGCTCGACGGGTTATGAGTGAACAGCGCAAGTGGCACGGTCTGGCCACGAAAGCCATCCACGCCGGTTACCGCCCCGATCCTGGCACGGGAGCCGTCAACACCCCGATCTACGCGACCTCGACCTTCGCCCAGGATGGTGTCGGTGGCCTGCGCGGCGGATTCGAATACGCCCGCACCGGCAACCCGACGCGCGCCGCCCTGGAGGCGTCGCTGGCCGCGGTCGAGGAGGCCGACTACGGGCGTGCGTTCAGTTCGGGTATGGCAGCCACCGACTGTGCCTTGCGTGCCGTGCTGCGTCCGGGCGACCACGTGGTGATCCCCGACGACGCCTACGGTGGCACCTTCCGGTTGATCGACAAGGTGTTCTCTCAGTGGGGAATCACCCACACACCCGCGCCGCTGTCGGATCTCGACGCGGTGCGGGCGGCGTTGACCCCGCGCACCAAGCTGATCTGGCTGGAGACCCCGACCAACCCGCTGCTGACCATCGCCGACATCTCGGCGATCGTGCAGATCGCTTCCGCGTCGGGGGTGAAGGTGTTGGTGGATAACACGTTTGCCTCACCGGCATTGCAGCAGCCGCTGTTGCTCGGCGCGGACATCGTGTTGCATTCCACCACCAAGTACATCGGCGGGCACTCTGATGTGGTGGGCGGCGCGCTGCTGACCAACGACGAGGAACTTGACGCGGCGTTCGCGTTCCTGCAGAACGGTGCCGGCGCGGTGCCGGGCCCGTTCGAGGCGTACCTGACTATGCGTGGACTCAAGACCCTGGTGTTGCGGATGCGCCAGCACAGCGAAAACGCTGCTCTCGTAGCCGAATTCCTCGTTGGTCACCCCGCCGTCGAGTCTGTGCTGTACCCGGGGCTGGACACCCACCCCAACCACCTGGTCGCGGCCCGGCAGATGAGCGGGTTCGGGGGCATGGTGTCGGTCAGGTTGCGGGGTGGTCAGCGCGCTGCGCGTGAATTATGCTCGCGCACTGAGATTTTCATTCTCGCCGAGTCGCTGGGTGGGGTGGAGTCGCTGATCGAGTACCCCGCTGCCATGACCCATGCCTCGACGGCGGGTTCGCAGCTGGAAGTCCCTGACAATCTGGTGCGTCTCTCGGTAGGGATCGAACACCCCGCCGACCTGTTGGCCGACCTGGAACAGGCGCTCGCCTAGACCGCGAGCAGACGCGAAAGCACCCGACACGCCGGATTTCCGGTACCGCAGTGTCTGCTCGCGCAGGGGACGGGATCACCCCATCAATGCCGGGCGCAGGGCCGACGTCGTCATCGCCAGGTTCATCTCCGGCAAGCCTGCCGCGCTGTCGTCGACCCACGCTCCGGTGGTGATCTCCGTCGCCCGCGCATGTACCCAACGCCAGCCCCGCTCGTTGAGGCTGAGCACGGCGCCCAGCCCGTCGACGGCATGCAGCAGGCAGACGATGGCGGCGATCGCCGGAACCGGGTTCTGCCCGTCGAATAGCGCGCCCAGCATGGCGTCCCGCACCTGACCGACCCGTTCCCGGTTGGTCAGCGGCCAGCAGTAGGCGGCGCGAAAACCTTTGCCAGGCATGCGAACCCGACGAATCTGACCCATGCGTTCCAGGT encodes:
- a CDS encoding cystathionine beta-synthase, which gives rise to MRIAKHISELIGNTPLVQLNSVVPEGAGLVAAKIEYLNPGGSAKDRIAVKMIDAAEASGELKPGGTIVEPTSGNTGVGLALVAQRRGYKCIFVCPDKVSEDKQNVLRAYGADVVVCPTAVAPDHPDSYYSVSDRLVTEIDGAWKPDQYSNPMGPASHYATTGPEIWADTDGKITHFVAGVGTGGTITGTGRYLKEVSGGKVRIIGADPEGSVYSGGTGRPYLVEGVGEDFWPSAYDPTVPDEVIAVSDADSFDMTRRLAREEALLVGGSCGMAVVAAIEVARKAGPDSVVVVLLPDGGRGYLSKIFNDAWMSSYGFLRSRLDGSIEQATVGDVLRGKSGALPDLVHTHPSETVRDAIGILREYGVSQMPVVGAEPPVMAGEVAGSVSERELLSAVFEGRAKLADAVSEHMGPALPLIGAGELVSTAAKSLRECDAVMVVEDGKPVGVLTRHDLLGFLSEGNARR
- a CDS encoding membrane protein, giving the protein MSNQPPPGNYPPPPPGGFPPPPPPGGGGYQPPHGGGYPPPQPGGYPPPPPGGFPPPPQGGYPPPPQGGYPPPPQGGYPPPPGGPSGYPPPPPPGIPGYPPPGGQGFAPGTAYRVGDAFSWAWNKFTKHPAELIVPTLVFGVIYVVLEFLIQFIAGMFTTVDSSSYDEYSYSTSFSMGAGGIAVSVIGGLVMLVVMGAIQSAYLSGILDIANGQPVTIGSFFKPRNVGNVIIASLVSGIIVTIGVFLCIVPGLIAAIMLMFGTVAVLDRNQSGIEGLSTSFNIAKANFGPVALTWLVTILVGIVGALVCLVGLLVAAPVAVLITVYAFRRLSGGQVAPLTP
- a CDS encoding cystathionine gamma-synthase — translated: MSEQRKWHGLATKAIHAGYRPDPGTGAVNTPIYATSTFAQDGVGGLRGGFEYARTGNPTRAALEASLAAVEEADYGRAFSSGMAATDCALRAVLRPGDHVVIPDDAYGGTFRLIDKVFSQWGITHTPAPLSDLDAVRAALTPRTKLIWLETPTNPLLTIADISAIVQIASASGVKVLVDNTFASPALQQPLLLGADIVLHSTTKYIGGHSDVVGGALLTNDEELDAAFAFLQNGAGAVPGPFEAYLTMRGLKTLVLRMRQHSENAALVAEFLVGHPAVESVLYPGLDTHPNHLVAARQMSGFGGMVSVRLRGGQRAARELCSRTEIFILAESLGGVESLIEYPAAMTHASTAGSQLEVPDNLVRLSVGIEHPADLLADLEQALA
- a CDS encoding GPP34 family phosphoprotein is translated as MAQIAEDLFLLLLDNASAQPGLDRRRRERVLAAATLLDLAYGCRIRPALAGEPIDPGLLVALAGDWPVDPVTGPAFELLQRHPLSAESALNKLAKINQPNLELHLERMGQIRRVRMPGKGFRAAYCWPLTNRERVGQVRDAMLGALFDGQNPVPAIAAIVCLLHAVDGLGAVLSLNERGWRWVHARATEITTGAWVDDSAAGLPEMNLAMTTSALRPALMG